One Saccharomyces eubayanus strain FM1318 chromosome XVI, whole genome shotgun sequence DNA segment encodes these proteins:
- the SUA7 gene encoding transcription factor TFIIB: protein MMSRESVDRRAGRRGPNLNIVLTCPECKVYPPKIVERFSEGDVVCALCGLVLSDKLVDTRSEWRTFSNDDHNGDDPSRVGEASNPLLDGNNLSTRIGKGETTDMRFTKELNKAQGKNVMDKKDNEVQAAFAKITMLCDAAELPKIVKDCAKEAYKLCHDEKLLKGKSMESVMAASILIGCRRAKVARTFKEIQSLIHVKTKEFGKTLQIVKNILRGKSEDGFLKIDTDNMSGAQNLTYIPRFCSHLGLPMQVTTSAEYTAKKCKEIKEIAGKSPITIAVVSIYLNVLLFRIPITAAKVGQTLQVTEGTIKSGYKILYEHRDKLVDPQLIANGVVSLDSLPGVEKK, encoded by the coding sequence ATGATGTCTAGGGAGAGCGTAGATAGAAGAGCAGGAAGAAGGGGTCCTAATCTTAATATCGTCTTAACGTGCCCGGAATGTAAGGTCTATCCACCAAAGATCGTAGAAAGATTTAGTGAGGGGGATGTCGTATGTGCTCTTTGCGGCCTTGTACTATCTGATAAGCTGGTGGACACCAGATCTGAGTGGAGAACGTTTTCCAACGATGACCATAACGGTGATGACCCAAGTCGTGTTGGTGAAGCATCAAATCCATTATTAGATGGGAATAATCTATCGACAAGGATCGGTAAGGGTGAAACCACAGATATGAGATTTACCAAGGAACTGAATAAGGCGCAGGGGAAAAACGTCATGGATAAAAAGGATAACGAAGTACAGGCCGCATTTGCCAAGATCACCATGCTGTGTGATGCTGCTGAATTACCCAAGATTGTAAAGGATTGTGCCAAAGAAGCCTATAAGCTTTGTCATGATGAAAAGCTATTGAAGGGGAAATCGATGGAGAGTGTTATGGCTGCGTCCATATTGATTGGTTGCAGACGTGCTAAAGTGGCAAGAActtttaaagaaattcaatCATTGATCCATGTCAAGACCAAAGAATTTGGGAAGACATTACAAATAGTGAAAAACATTTTAAGAGGCAAGAGTGAGGACGGTTTCTTAAAGATCGATACCGACAATATGAGTGGTGCGCAAAATCTTACTTACATCCCTAGATTTTGTTCCCATTTGGGTTTACCAATGCAAGTCACCACCTCTGCTGAATACACTGCAAAGAAATgtaaagaaatcaaagaaattgcaGGTAAATCTCCCATTACTATTGCTGTTGTCTCCATTTATTTAAACGTCCTGCTATTTAGGATCCCTATCACTGCAGCAAAAGTTGGCCAGACCTTGCAGGTTACTGAAGGTACCATTAAATCCGGTTATAAAATACTGTACGAACACAGGGACAAACTTGTGGACCCACAACTTATCGCCAACGGTGTTGTGTCCTTGGACAGCTTGCCGGGagtagaaaagaaatga
- the SRP54 gene encoding RNA-binding signal recognition particle subunit SRP54, with protein MVLADLGKRINSAVNSAISNTQDDFSTSVDVMLKGIVTALLESDVNIALVSKLRNNIRSQLLSENRNEKATTNAQTKKLIQKTVFDELCKLVTCEGSEEKAFVPKKRKTNIIMFVGLQGSGKTTSCTKLAVYYSKRGFKVGLVCADTFRAGAFDQLKQNAIKARIPFYGSYTETDPAKVAEEGINKFKKEKFDIIIVDTSGRHRQEEELFQEMIEISNVIKPNQTIMVLDASIGQAAEQQSKAFKDSSDFGAIILTKMDGDARGGGAISAVAATNTPIIFIGTGEHIHDLEKFSPKSFISKLLGIGDIESLFEQLQTVSNKEDAKATMENIQKGKFTLLDFKKQMQTIMKMGPLSNIAQMIPGMSNMMNQVGEEETSQKMKKMVYVLDSMTREELESDGRMFIEEPTRMVRVAKGSGTSVFEVEMILMQQQMMARMAQTATQQQPGAPGANARMPGMPNMPGMPGMPGMPNMPGMPKVSPQMMQQAQQKLKQNPGLMQNMMNMFGGSGMGGGMGGGMPDMNEMMKMMQDPQMQQMAKQFGMG; from the coding sequence ATGGTTTTGGCTGATTTGGGGAAGCGGATTAACTCTGCTGTGAACAGTGCGATCTCCAACACACAGGATGATTTTTCCACATCCGTGGATGTTATGTTAAAGGGCATCGTGACTGCGCTGCTGGAGTCGGATGTCAATATTGCTCTGGTTTCCAAGTTACGAAATAATATAAGGTCCCAGCTGCTGAGTGAGAACCGTAACGAGAAGGCCACAACAAATGCACAAACGAAGAAGCTGATTCAGAAAACTGTGTTTGATGAACTGTGTAAGCTGGTCACTTGTGAGGGTAGTGAAGAGAAGGCCTTTGTGcccaaaaagagaaaaacgAACATCATTATGTTTGTCGGGCTGCAAGGTTCTGGTAAGACTACCTCTTGTACCAAGCTAGCGGTCTATTACTCGAAGAGAGGTTTCAAGGTTGGTTTAGTGTGTGCGGATACTTTCCGTGCTGGTGCGTTTGATCAATTGAAGCAAAATGCTATAAAAGCAAGAATTCCATTTTATGGGTCATATACCGAAACAGATCCTGCCAAAGTTGCGGAAGAAGGTATTAACAAGttcaagaaggaaaaatttgacATAATCATAGTTGATACTTCTGGTAGACATCGTCAAGAGGAAGAattatttcaagaaatgattGAAATATCCAATGTTATCAAGCCCAACCAAACCATCATGGTTTTGGATGCATCCATCGGTCAAGCCGCAGAGCAGCAATCCAAGGCTTTCAAAGACTCATCTGACTTTGGTGCTATTATATTAACCAAGATGGATGGTGATGCTAGAGGTGGTGGTGCCATTTCTGCCGTAGCAGCCACTAACACTCCAATTATCTTTATCGGTACCGGTGAGCATATCCACGACTTGGAAAAATTCTCACCCAAATCATTCATATCCAAATTACTAGGTATCGGTGATATTGAAAGTCTTTTCGAGCAATTGCAAACCGTTTCCAATAAGGAGGATGCAAAGGCTACTATGGAAAACATTCAAAAGGGTAAGTTCACATTGTTAGATTTTAAGAAGCAAATGCAGACCATAATGAAAATGGGTCCATTATCAAACATAGCACAAATGATTCCAGGAATGAGTAATATGATGAACCAGGtaggagaagaagaaacctcccaaaagatgaaaaaaatggtttaCGTTTTGGATTCCATGACGAGGGAAGAACTAGAGTCCGACGGTAGAATGTTTATCGAAGAGCCTACCAGAATGGTTCGTGTGGCCAAAGGTTCAGGTACATCCGTATTTGAAGTGGAAATGATATTAATGCAACAGCAAATGATGGCGAGAATGGCACAAACTGCaacacaacaacaaccGGGTGCACCCGGAGCCAATGCCAGGATGCCTGGAATGCCAAATATGCCAGGTATGCCAGGTATGCCAGGTATGCCCAATATGCCAGGTATGCCAAAAGTATCGCCACAAATGATGCAACAAGCACAACAAAAACTGAAACAAAATCCCGGTCTAATGCAAAACATGATGAATATGTTTGGAGGTAGCGGAATGGGCGGTGGAATGGGCGGAGGAATGCCTGATATGAAtgaaatgatgaaaatgatgcAAGATCCTCAAATGCAACAAATGGCAAAGCAATTCGGTATGGGTTAA
- the NVJ2 gene encoding Nvj2p: protein MTSLKVFFAVYLLGGITFLPLVLFTAYKVHLLYSNFKSALEEEEDRDDKDRLLTRGIRPDFKAGKLEELSGVKVVNKGWITLTKQYYYHSSEVAIILKNSNNNKDSDVVQQEQILQRTELKKKQRFFAVLRHGNLFLYKDDTQNANLVHAISLQDKFVTIWPRYDETGKNELPDASLFTKRTCIAIFKNDLVSIDSKNHNVILPHFDPLTSVESNNGDISNNDATHENQSPFHNSNQFFLYFENNMDKEDWYYQLINTSKNNNTAPTNLLNPNVSANTAHLKTKDMLQLIQDINSTENQLTTKWLNALLGRLFLSWQQTDSLNQHILEKIFKKLNKIKTPGFLDDLVVEKVDVGDSAPLFTSPKLLELSPEGSTKFSIDVQYRGNLTIIIATKASINLGSHFKQREVSLQLSIKIKELSGPLLFLIKPPPSNRIWYAFQNEPIMDFEIEPIVSSSKLSYNVVTNAIKSKFAEAMKESLVVPFMDDIVFYPTPNEIYRGGIWEEHDSEVKANVSVTAETPGTNTSAKAHLAAVQENGTKSYRKIKRVSRTERKKEKLKGIVDSTSAIAAKTTTQTTVTAPTNDDVSSSENSTKSRKYFKNSIKKIGKWYKDNVGNSSDTEDIDDLDIQDRKDDDSADEKEPGTPLLTSSPKMISNRRPVPRRPSQQALNLPSSNVEGKKETEPENFPVPPSSSNTNASEMFANKENRQFSVSSKDSQNAPSNGESKTSKLEGSQAFVKKTSPNRFNDEFFKQDMEFENQRE from the coding sequence ATGACTAGCTTGAAGGTGTTTTTCGCCGTCTACTTGCTAGGTGGTATCACGTTTTTGCCCTTGGTCCTTTTCACCGCTTATAAAGTCCATTTATTGTACAGTAACTTTAAATCCGcattagaagaagaggaagatcGTGATGATAAAGATAGGCTATTGACTCGCGGCATACGCCCGGATTTCAAAGCTGGTAAGCTAGAAGAGCTGTCCGGTGTAAAAGTAGTTAACAAGGGCTGGATCACTTTGACTAAGCAATATTACTACCATTCTTCAGAGGTGGCCAtaattctgaaaaattctaacaacaacaaggaTTCTGATGTTGTTCAGCAAGAACAGATCTTGCAAAGAAcagaactgaaaaaaaagcaacgATTCTTCGCGGTGCTAAGACACGGCAATCTGTTTTTATACAAAGATGACACTCAGAATGCAAATCTGGTTCATGCCATATCTTTACAGGATAAATTCGTAACCATTTGGCCCCGTTACGATGAAACGGGTAAAAATGAACTACCCGATGCTTCCCTTTTCACAAAGAGAACCTGTATTgccatcttcaaaaacgaCCTCGTTTCCATAGATTCCAAAAACCATAATGTCATCTTGCCGCATTTCGACCCACTTACCAGTGTGGAATCGAACAATGGGGATATATCCAACAACGATGCCACACACGAAAATCAGTCACCGTTTCATAACTCGAATCAGTTCTTCTTGTATTTCGAAAATAACATGGATAAGGAAGATTGGTATTACCAATTGATCAATACCTcgaaaaacaataatactGCCCCAACCAATTTGCTGAACCCTAATGTTTCTGCCAACACCGCCCATTTAAAAACCAAAGATATGTTGCAACTGATTCAAGACATCAACTCTACTGAGAACCAATTGACTACTAAATGGTTAAATGCTCTCCTTGGTaggctttttctttcctgGCAACAAACTGACAGCTTAAATCAAcatattcttgaaaaaatcttcaaaaaattaaataaaataaagacTCCGGGGTTTTTAGACGATTTGGTCGTTGAGAAAGTTGATGTGGGTGACAGTGCCCCCCTGTTCACATCTCCTAAACTGCTAGAGTTGTCTCCAGAGGGCTCCACTAAGTTTTCTATTGATGTCCAATACAGGGGAAACCTGACAATTATTATCGCTACAAAGGCAAGTATCAACCTAGGGTCTCATTTCAAGCAAAGAGAAGTTTCGTTACAGCTATCcataaaaatcaaagaactTTCCGGCccacttttgtttttgatcaAACCGCCTCCATCAAACAGAATTTGGTATGCCTTCCAAAATGAGCCAATAATGGACTTCGAGATTGAGCCGATTGTAAGTTCGAGCAAATTGTCGTACAATGTCGTTACTAATGCCATCAAAAGCAAGTTTGCTGAAGCTATGAAGGAGTCCTTAGTTGTTCCGTTTATGGATGACATTGTCTTTTACCCAACTCCTAATGAAATCTACAGAGGTGGTATTTGGGAGGAACATGACTCTGAAGTAAAAGCAAACGTTTCCGTTACCGCTGAGACTCCAGGTACTAATACAAGTGCTAAGGCGCATTTGGCAgctgttcaagaaaatggaaCGAAATCTTATAGGAAAATTAAAAGAGTTTCAAGaacagaaagaaagaaagaaaagttaaaaGGCATTGTTGACAGTACATCTGCGATAGCGGCGAAAACAACCACCCAGACAACAGTCACTGCACCAACGAATGACGACGTTTCCAGTTCTGAAAACTCCACTAAATCAAGAaagtatttcaaaaattcaatcaaaaaaattggtaAATGGTACAAAGACAATGTTGGAAATTCAAGTGACACTGAAGACATAGATGATTTAGACATCCAAGATAGGAAGGATGATGACTCTgctgatgaaaaagaaccaGGTACTCCCTTACTAACTTCCAGCCCTAAAATGATTTCGAATAGAAGGCCTGTACCTAGGAGACCTTCACAGCAGGCGTTGAACTTACCATCTTCAAATGTTGAAGGcaaaaaggaaacagaACCAGAAAATTTCCCAGTTCCGCCTTCGTCATCAAATACAAATGCTTCAGAAATGTTTGCTAATAAAGAGAATAGGCAATTTTCTGTATCCTCAAAGGACTCTCAAAATGCACCTTCAAATGGGGAATCCAAAACCTCAAAACTTGAAGGCTCTCAAGCTTTTGTCAAAAAGACTTCCCCAAATCGCTTCAATGACGAGTTTTTCAAGCAAGATATGGAATTCGAAAATCAACGAGAGTAG
- the ASR1 gene encoding ubiquitin-protein ligase ASR1, producing MKECPICFEGDLDGDQFGCLEVCRHEFHLNCIREWHKYSIDLKCPICRTESSHLNVGDGQHAVSVDLEMGFMIKHALEHAEARTTGGEEGEEEEQEEQEEEEEGEMGILSEMLQDGLVIDAIKVIQCGICGDTDAARLNLYCQDCEAIYHETCLRGLACEVGERNAWHECTECRSHQLLELRMGCVSEDQVASYDSRDYMIFAGEVRDKHSVQTEQMYDRIRHAKHSIQTHVRRALDQYPLALPRDTYKNINQHVSRKLYRFSDNKYLPNQHDYDSLARNAVHAELFPHYHVDI from the coding sequence ATGAAGGAGTGCCCGATTTGTTTTGAGGGCGACCTAGACGGTGACCAGTTTGGATGCTTAGAAGTTTGCAGACATGAGTTCCATCTGAACTGTATAAGAGAGTGGCACAAGTATAGCATCGACTTGAAGTGTCCCATTTGTAGGACCGAATCCAGCCACCTTAACGTCGGTGACGGCCAACACGCAGTCTCTGTAGATTTGGAGATGGGGTTTATGATCAAACATGCTCTTGAGCATGCAGAGGCCAGAACCACCGGCGGCGAGGAGggagaggaagaagagcagGAAGAGcaggaagaggaagaagaaggggAAATGGGTATCCTGAGTGAGATGCTACAAGACGGCCTGGTCATAGACGCCATCAAGGTGATACAGTGCGGCATTTGCGGAGACACAGATGCTGCTCGACTGAACCTGTACTGCCAAGACTGCGAAGCGATATACCACGAAACATGTCTACGTGGACTGGCATGCGAGGTGGGCGAACGCAATGCATGGCATGAGTGCACCGAATGTCGGTCCCACCAGCTGCTTGAGCTGCGCATGGGGTGCGTCAGCGAGGACCAGGTSGCCAGTTATGACTCGAGAGACTATATGATATTCGCCGGAGAGGTCCGGGACAAGCACAGCGTCCAGACAGAGCAGATGTATGACAGAATACGACACGCCAAGCACAGCATCCAGACGCACGTGCGGCGAGCATTGGACCAGTACCCGCTGGCCCTGCCCAGGGACACCTACAAGAACATCAATCAGCACGTCTCCCGCAAGCTCTACCGCTTCTCTGACAACAAGTACCTGCCCAACCAGCACGACTACGACTCGTTGGCCCGCAACGCAGTCCACGCAGAGCTCTTCCCCCACTACCACGTCGATATATAG
- the RDS3 gene encoding U2 snRNP complex subunit RDS3, which produces MSRHQFDLIMCLKQPGTQIGLLCEKCDGKCPICDSYVRPKRKVRVCENCSFGKKAKNCIICNLNIGVNDAFYCWECCRLGKDKDGCPKILNLGSNKLDRHFEKKKKV; this is translated from the coding sequence ATGTCACGCCACCAGTTCGACTTAATAATGTGTTTGAAACAGCCTGGGACACAGATAGGCCTTCTTTGCGAAAAATGTGATGGAAAATGCCCCATCTGCGACTCTTACGTAAGGCCCAAGAGGAAAGTTAGAGTATGCGAAAACTGCTCGTTTGGCAAAAAGGCTAAAAACTGTATTATTTGCAACTTAAATATCGGTGTCAACGATGCCTTTTACTGTTGGGAATGCTGCCGCCTGGGTAAAGACAAGGATGGCTGCCCCAAGATTCTAAATCTAGGTAGCAATAAGCTGGATAGACATTtcgagaagaaga